A window of Leptospira hartskeerlii contains these coding sequences:
- a CDS encoding OmpP1/FadL family transporter yields the protein MQRGFVRNRYSVFIIFLLFLFGSGEVLAVDGLYFNAINSRYLGLAGAGYALGGSPVDVALNPANLSLVKGKKLEFGLGASIIQNRYRDRFQDPNPELVYENDKSTNVVGPGPYIAFKLPVTETINYGVTFYVPGGASGGVDKITRNTPTGESVNQWADINLPGPLGNSKQIKESNSNTFAVFKLVNGLSVKFGNLSLGGSVELAYGTQKLNQKYYDVTGNIEIPGQGYYYESSKNAFALGGILGANYSFSDSFRIAYAYQSHVGIPLNGGYTVGTNDPNYYRKTGVSYTFDLPEKHVLGLAFGPENLKFALDFVYTNYGSYLRKANQTLEDPWLPTPLGKTGSADAHLNFRDQWAVILGVEYKASPSWILRGGYSYNSPLVKSNALGGTTGGFFSLTDVVSAGLSYLFDSWSLDLAVSYNIPRKTIEGGKGTDWDLSHAVGSVGNANLTGYSYNARAAIPSFSIGAVKTFD from the coding sequence ATGCAGAGAGGTTTTGTCCGAAATAGGTATTCAGTTTTTATAATATTCTTACTATTCCTTTTTGGTAGCGGAGAAGTTTTGGCGGTCGATGGACTATACTTCAATGCGATCAATTCGAGATATTTGGGTCTTGCCGGAGCGGGTTACGCGCTTGGAGGTTCTCCTGTGGATGTGGCTTTGAATCCGGCAAATTTGTCCTTGGTCAAAGGTAAAAAATTAGAATTCGGTTTGGGTGCTTCTATTATTCAAAACAGATATAGGGACCGTTTCCAAGATCCAAATCCAGAGCTTGTATATGAGAATGATAAATCGACTAACGTGGTTGGCCCTGGCCCTTATATCGCATTTAAACTTCCAGTTACTGAAACTATCAATTATGGTGTCACATTCTATGTTCCAGGAGGGGCTTCGGGGGGAGTTGATAAGATTACAAGAAATACCCCCACTGGAGAATCGGTGAACCAATGGGCGGATATTAATTTGCCTGGGCCTCTTGGAAATTCAAAACAGATCAAGGAATCTAATTCAAATACGTTTGCAGTCTTTAAATTAGTAAACGGACTCTCGGTCAAGTTCGGGAATTTATCTTTGGGTGGAAGCGTTGAACTTGCCTACGGAACTCAAAAATTGAATCAAAAATATTATGATGTTACTGGTAATATTGAGATCCCTGGCCAAGGTTATTATTATGAGAGTTCCAAAAACGCTTTCGCCTTAGGAGGAATTTTAGGAGCCAATTATTCTTTTTCAGATTCTTTCCGGATTGCGTATGCATACCAATCTCATGTAGGAATTCCTCTAAATGGCGGATACACTGTCGGAACAAACGATCCGAATTACTATCGTAAGACTGGGGTTTCTTATACGTTCGATCTTCCTGAAAAACATGTATTAGGTCTGGCATTTGGACCTGAAAATCTGAAATTCGCATTGGATTTCGTGTATACCAACTATGGTTCTTATTTAAGAAAAGCAAACCAGACCTTGGAAGATCCGTGGCTTCCTACTCCTTTAGGAAAGACAGGTTCTGCCGATGCCCATTTGAATTTTAGAGACCAATGGGCGGTCATTTTGGGGGTTGAGTATAAGGCCTCTCCTTCTTGGATACTGAGGGGAGGATATTCTTATAATTCTCCATTAGTAAAAAGTAATGCTTTAGGTGGAACAACGGGCGGATTTTTCTCTCTTACGGATGTTGTTTCTGCTGGTTTAAGTTATTTGTTCGATAGTTGGAGCTTAGATCTGGCGGTAAGTTATAATATTCCTAGAAAAACGATCGAAGGTGGAAAGGGAACTGATTGGGATCTTTCTCATGCAGTAGGAAGTGTGGGTAACGCGAATTTAACAGGTTACTCTTATAATGCAAGAGCAGCAATTCCATCCTTCAGCATTGGAGCAGTAAAAACTTTTGATTGA